One window of the Runella slithyformis DSM 19594 genome contains the following:
- a CDS encoding phosphatase PAP2 family protein, protein MKKSLLFLCLFSWKVSAQNTDTRLLQDVYGSIQPTNVSTSKFISATTKPLSLALPAGLLIAGFSTKNKTLQQQGWQALGGFVIGTGITQVTKRVVLRDRPFIKYPTLFAARVEGEEPQYSFPSGHTTAAFSTATTLAINYRKWYVVVPAYAWAGAVGYSRMRLGVHYPSDVLAGTVTGAASAWLSYKIQQKWLNRTKRKSAN, encoded by the coding sequence GTGAAAAAATCTCTTCTTTTTCTGTGCTTATTTTCGTGGAAAGTAAGCGCCCAAAATACCGATACCCGTTTGTTGCAGGACGTGTATGGCTCCATCCAACCCACGAATGTAAGTACGTCCAAATTTATTTCGGCTACGACAAAACCATTGAGCCTGGCCCTCCCGGCAGGCTTGTTGATCGCGGGTTTTTCAACCAAAAACAAGACCTTACAGCAGCAGGGATGGCAGGCGTTGGGCGGCTTTGTGATTGGGACGGGCATCACCCAAGTAACCAAACGGGTTGTACTCAGAGACAGGCCTTTCATTAAATATCCCACGCTTTTTGCAGCACGGGTTGAAGGCGAGGAACCGCAGTATTCGTTTCCATCGGGCCATACGACCGCAGCTTTTTCAACGGCAACGACGTTGGCCATTAATTACCGAAAATGGTATGTCGTGGTGCCTGCGTATGCATGGGCGGGAGCGGTTGGTTATTCGCGAATGCGGTTGGGCGTACATTATCCGAGCGATGTTTTGGCCGGTACCGTAACGGGGGCGGCAAGTGCGTGGCTTTCGTACAAAATTCA
- a CDS encoding sulfite exporter TauE/SafE family protein, which yields MQDYWQPLLIGIMAFLYASVGHGGASGYLALMAIFGTTPALMKSSALILNVFVSLVAFIQYYRAGHFRWSLFWPFALASIPLSYMGATLPITDSLYKKLLAVALAIAIARMLFQPVEKAENKQVPLIGALVIGAGIGLLSGMLGIGGGIILSPVILVLGWGRVKETAAVSALFIFVNSMSGLYGLFQKGFEPNGQLTSWLTAALIGGFIGAYQGSFKFNLQTLRYILASVLLIAVAKLYLT from the coding sequence ATGCAGGATTATTGGCAACCGCTGTTGATCGGTATTATGGCCTTTTTATATGCTTCCGTGGGGCATGGCGGAGCGAGCGGGTATTTGGCATTGATGGCGATTTTTGGTACCACACCTGCTCTGATGAAATCTTCGGCGCTGATTCTCAATGTGTTTGTCTCTCTTGTAGCGTTCATTCAATATTACCGAGCCGGACATTTTCGGTGGAGCCTGTTTTGGCCGTTTGCCCTTGCGAGCATCCCGCTTTCCTACATGGGTGCTACGCTGCCCATTACCGATTCCCTCTATAAAAAATTATTGGCCGTGGCGTTGGCCATTGCCATTGCAAGGATGCTCTTTCAGCCTGTTGAAAAAGCGGAAAATAAACAGGTGCCCTTGATAGGTGCTTTGGTCATTGGGGCAGGTATTGGGTTGCTGTCCGGCATGTTGGGAATTGGCGGCGGTATTATTTTGAGTCCGGTCATTTTAGTATTGGGCTGGGGAAGAGTCAAAGAAACAGCGGCAGTTTCGGCTCTTTTTATCTTTGTTAATTCGATGTCGGGGCTGTACGGATTATTTCAAAAAGGCTTTGAACCCAATGGGCAGTTAACGTCTTGGCTGACAGCGGCTTTGATCGGAGGATTTATTGGCGCGTATCAAGGCAGTTTTAAATTTAATCTTCAAACATTACGCTATATTTTGGCTTCGGTATTGTTGATTGCGGTGGCAAAACTATATTTGACCTGA
- a CDS encoding DUF58 domain-containing protein → MIEQFITKIRRYEIRIRKAVNADMRGSFRSVFKGSGVEFADLREYQYGDDVRTIDWNVSAKGHGTFVKIFREEKEQTVFFILDVSGSQQVGHANHSKLDTAKEICGVLALSAIQEASHVGLLCFSDQKEKYIHPSNGMKHGYELITELYKLKPTSTKTNLAESILFTLNVLKRRSVVIFISDFIDKNYEHNLRALARKHDLVMVHLLDKRETNLPRLGIIPMVDPESNRTIWVNASSPWFRKRVREDFAQVGKKIEQFARQNDINYVAIDSQQDYVEPLIKLFRIRRNK, encoded by the coding sequence ATGATTGAGCAATTTATAACCAAGATTCGGCGGTACGAGATCAGGATTCGAAAGGCCGTTAATGCCGATATGCGCGGTAGCTTTCGGTCGGTCTTTAAAGGATCAGGGGTAGAATTCGCGGATCTGCGTGAATACCAATACGGCGACGACGTGCGTACGATCGATTGGAACGTATCAGCCAAAGGACACGGGACATTCGTGAAGATTTTTCGCGAAGAAAAAGAACAGACGGTTTTCTTTATTCTGGACGTAAGCGGCTCTCAGCAGGTGGGACATGCGAATCATTCCAAACTGGATACGGCCAAGGAAATCTGCGGTGTGCTGGCACTATCGGCTATTCAGGAGGCAAGTCACGTAGGGTTACTGTGTTTTTCGGATCAGAAAGAGAAATACATCCACCCTTCCAACGGCATGAAGCACGGCTATGAATTGATTACCGAGTTGTATAAACTGAAGCCGACCTCAACTAAAACGAACTTAGCCGAAAGCATACTTTTTACGCTCAACGTGCTCAAACGGCGCAGTGTAGTGATTTTTATTTCTGATTTTATTGATAAGAACTACGAGCACAATCTGCGGGCTTTGGCACGTAAGCATGATTTGGTCATGGTTCATTTGTTGGATAAGCGCGAAACCAACCTTCCGCGTTTGGGAATTATTCCCATGGTCGATCCCGAATCCAATCGTACCATTTGGGTAAACGCCTCTTCGCCGTGGTTTCGCAAGCGCGTTCGGGAGGATTTTGCTCAGGTAGGAAAAAAGATCGAACAGTTTGCCCGCCAAAATGACATTAACTACGTTGCCATTGATTCCCAACAGGATTACGTAGAACCATTGATAAAACTCTTTCGAATCCGCCGAAATAAATAG
- a CDS encoding DUF4296 domain-containing protein — protein MIRRTLIYFSLFSLLLFGCQDEPEVPEGTVSEAKMAQILTDIHILEARVGRLGMTSLDSSTIVTEHMKLQIFKKYGVDSATYNKSYQFYSTNPVFLERIYNTVVKDLETRQKKKNYKGL, from the coding sequence ATGATACGCCGTACACTCATTTATTTTTCACTGTTTTCGTTGCTGCTTTTCGGATGTCAGGACGAGCCTGAAGTTCCGGAAGGTACGGTATCGGAAGCTAAAATGGCCCAAATACTTACCGATATACACATTCTGGAAGCAAGGGTCGGCAGGCTTGGAATGACCTCGTTGGATTCTTCCACAATCGTGACGGAGCACATGAAACTTCAGATTTTCAAAAAATACGGGGTCGACTCCGCCACTTACAATAAAAGTTATCAGTTCTACTCCACCAACCCTGTCTTTCTCGAACGAATCTACAACACCGTTGTGAAGGATTTGGAAACCCGCCAAAAGAAAAAGAATTACAAAGGTTTGTAA